GTGCTCACGGTTGTGCGATATCCCAATAATGCGAAGGGcagcttctcatgccattgccTAGAACTTTGGATCATTTTCCTGAGGAtcttcttgatgtttttgttTGCCGCTTCAACGGTGCCATTGGCGTTGGGTcggtaaggggtagaattacgatgcataattttaaaatgttcgcatacctccctcatcaGATGACTGTTCAAATTTGCGGCATTATCGGTAATGGTAGTCTTTAGAATACCAAAACGACAGATAATGTTGGAATGTGCGAAGtccaccactgctttcttggtgaggGCTTTAAAAGTGACTACTTCggcccattttgtgaagtaatcaatggcaaccaagaTTAATCTGTGCCTATTTGAGGCTTTCAGCTCGATCGGCccaatgacatccataccccaagcaaCAAACGGCCAAGGTGCTGACATAGGATGCAACTCTGAAGGCGGTGCATGAATCAGGTCACCGTGTATCTGACATTGATGGCACTtccgaacaaaactgaagcaatccttATCCATGGCCATCCAGTAATAACCTGCCCGCAAGACTTTCTTTGCAAGGGCATATCCATTTATATGGGGCCCGCATACTCCTGAATGCACTTTGTTCATAACCTtttcagcttctttggcatccacacacCTTAAAAGAATCAAATTTGGAGTTTTCTTATACAGCACTTCTCCGCTTAAGAAGAAACTGTCGGCAAGCCTTCTAAGGGTTCTCTTTTGGTCTCCATTGGCCTGCTCAGGGTATTCCTTTATTTTCAAGAACCTTTTAATATCATGATACCATAGTTGGACATCTGGTTCTACTTCAACCGTGTTGCAATAACCATGTATTTCCCGGATTTGAATCTCCAACGGGTCAATATGGACGTTGCCTGGATATGGCACCATTGCAGCTAAGGTAGCTAGTATATCAGCTAACTCATTGTGGAATCGAGGAATATACCTGAATTCAACGGATTTGAACCGTTTGCTAAGATCTTTCACATGTTGTCTATATGGGATAAACTTGATATCTCGAGCTTCCCATTCACCTTGTGCTTGCCGAATGATCAAATCAGAATCTCCCATGATTAATAGTTCTTCTACGTCCGTATCAATTGCCATGTTCATGcccatgatgcaagcttcatattcaGCGGTGTTATTCATACAGAAGAAACGAAGTCGGGCTGTAGCCGAATAGTGCTGACCAGTGGGCGAAATTACAATTACCCCAATTCCGACACCTTTTGCAtttacagctccatcaaagaacattttccaaGTCTTAGTGTCTTCTGGAATTACTTCAGCTGAATTTACTTCCTCGTCTGGGAAATATGTGCTTAGGGGTTGGTATTCATCATCAACTAGGTTCTCAGCTAAATGATCGGTGAAGGCTTGGGCTTTCATGGCCGTGCGGGTGACATAGACAATGCCAAACTcagtgagcaggatttgccatttggCTAGCCTTCCCATTGGCATCGGTTTTTGGAATATGAACTTTAGAGGGTCCATTCTGGTTATGAGGTATGTGGTATTGTCCAACAAATAATCTCTAAGCTtttgagcgacccaagtcaaggcacaaaAAGTTCTTTCCAGCAAAGTGTACTTGGCTTCATAACCGGTAAATTTCTTGCTCAAATAGTATATGGCTTGCTCTTTCTTCCCGGTTGCATCATGTTGTCCGAGGACACAGCCAAAAGAATTATCCAGAACCGTTAAgtataagaacaaaggtcttCCGAGCTCAGGCGGGACCAACACCGGCAGATTTGACAGATATTCTTTGATTTTGTCCAAAGCTTCTTGAAACTCAACCGTCCATTTAATCGCCGCGTCTTTCTTTAGTAGCTTAAATATGGGCTCATAAGTGGTAGTAAGCTGGGcgatgaacctactgatgtaatTTAACCTTCccagcaaactcatgacctcttTCTTGGTTTTTGGAGGTAGTAGATCTCAGATAGATTTTATCTTTGTTGGATCCAACTCAATACccctccgactgactataaaccccaaaagtttcccagatggaaccctgAATGCACATTTAgctggattcaatttcaaatcataCTTGCGCAGGCGCTCAAAGAACTTTCTCAAATCCTTCATATGGTCTTCCTGCATTCTGGACTTAATAATcgcatcatccacatacacctcaatttcctggtgcatcatgtcgtggaaaatagcAGTCATAGCCCTCATATAAGTTGCCCCGGCGTCTTTCAAactgaatggcatgaccctgtagcagtaaCTGCACCATGGTGTGGTGAAagctgtcttttctgcatcttcttcatccatcaggaCTTGGTGATACCGagcataacaatccacaaaacacTGTATCTCATGTTTGGCACAACTGTCGATAAGAATGTGGATGTTGGGTAATGGGAAGTTGTCCTTAGGgcttgctttgttcaaatctcTATAGTCCACACATACTCGGATTTTTCCGTCCTTCTTTGGCACTGGGACTATATTGGCCAACCATGTGCTGTATCGGACTACTCTGATTACACCAGCTGTTAATTATTTGGCAACCTCTTCTTTAATCTTATCGCTGATGTCTGTTTTGAATTTTCTTTACTTTTGTTGGATAGGTGGACAACCGGGATAAGTTGGCAACTTGTGTACCACTAGATCGACACTTAGTCCTGGCATATCATCGTAAGACCAGGCAAACATGTCTTTAAATTCAAACAAGAGCCAGATCAGTGCATCTCTAGTTTTTTCCTCGACGTGAATGCTTATTATGGTCTCTTTGATCTCTTCTGAACTGGCCAAATTAACTGGCTTTGTTTCATTTAGGTTTGGCTTAGACTTATTCTCAAATTGTTTAAATTCTTGATTTATTTCCCTAAAAGCCTCGTCTTCATCATATTCTAGTTCTTGATTTATTTTTTTGGGGTTagacagcgttttaggatctaggcatgaagtccgcaagcatgtcatattATTTAAATCCGCATTATTAGAACTGAAAATAGAAAGATAAGAAAAACAGCAAAATCAGAAAGAATAATAGGAAAAGATTCATAgacgatgaaatattgatttcatttcattgaattttgAAGATATGAGGGTTTACATTGGAATttaaaaagatgataaaactaaaaacattcgagttacaccctgaaataactcgGAATGCAGAAAAGATGGCAAGACTGAACTACCTGGATTCCCGCCTGACTAGGAAGTAGCCTGCCAGTTTTGCAATTTAGCATTGGGCCCCACATATTGTACCTCATCAGTGCTCGAGCCTTCGCCTGGTTGGACCATGTGGACTTCATAGAGCATTTGCCTCATTGCTTCACAAATATCCTCAACTTCATCGGTCGTGAAagccttttcttctttttctataTATCTTGGCTTAAAAAACAATTTGGCGAGGTGCGGGATTGGCTGAGGCAAAACCCACCCATCTTTCTTACGTTTATCGGCCCATTTTTCGTCGGTATCAGTGGCTTGGAAACCTATACCAAAGAATTTCTTGTTGGCAGCCAAGGTGACGGGTTTGTGATGCCTTGTAAGGATACCCCGAGCCCTTTTCCAGGTTTGTACCCATGCTTGATCATTTTGCTGGTGACCATGATTGATGCGCTTGATAAACAAGGTTGAGGGCATGGGGTTCCTTCCTTGCACTGGTCGGCGAGCACAATTTCGAAGGCTTGATAGATGATGTGCTTGCTTCCGTCTCTTGCCTCGAGGTATGGGACTGACGGGTCCTTGTAGATTGACTGTTCATCTTCTCCATGGACCACTATTTCTTGGTTCTCatgttcaaacttgaccattTGATGGAGAGTAGAGGGCACGGCTCCTGCTGcatggatccatggtcttcctaACAGAAAGTTATAGGGAGTGTCCATGTCCAGAACTTGAAATGTTACTTCAAAATCTACGGGGCCAATGGTTAAGATTAAGCTAATATCCCTTATTGTGTCCCTCTTGACACCATCGAAAGCACGCACGCAAACATTGTTTGGTTTAATCCTTTCAATCCCAATTTCCATCATCTTCAATGTTGATAGAGGGCAAATATCGACTCCGGACCCACCGTCTAACATGATTCTTTTCACATAGTATCCCTCACACTTGACAGTCAAGTGAAGGGCCTTGTTGTGGGCGTCTCCTTCGGGAGGCAAGTCGTTTCGACTGAAGGAGATTCGGTTGTCCTCAAAAAATCGCTCTGCCATTCTTTCTAACTGTTCAACCGTGGTCTCAATTGGAACATACGCCTCATTCAGCGTCTTTGGAAGCACTTTTGGTGTTCGTTTGAGCTCATCAGTAAAGACAAGAGTGAAACCTGGGAAGGGGCTTTTCTCAATTCAT
The DNA window shown above is from Nicotiana tomentosiformis chromosome 8, ASM39032v3, whole genome shotgun sequence and carries:
- the LOC138897090 gene encoding uncharacterized protein; protein product: MAERFFEDNRISFSRNDLPPEGDAHNKALHLTVKCEGYYVKRIMLDGGSGVDICPLSTLKMMEIGIERIKPNNVCVRAFDGVKRDTIRDISLILTIGPVDFEVTFQVLDMDTPYNFLLGRPWIHAAGAVPSTLHQMVKFEHENQEIVVHGEDEQSIYKDPSVPYLEARDGSKHIIYQAFEIVLADQCKEGTPCPQPCLSSASIMVTSKMIKHGSNNADLNNMTCLRTSCLDPKTLSNPKKINQELEYDEDEAFREINQEFKQFENKSKPNLNETKPVNLASSEEIKETIISIHVEEKTRDALIWLLFEFKDMFAWSYDDMPGLSVDLVVHKLPTYPAGVIRVVRYSTWLANIVPVPKKDGKIRVCVDYRDLNKASPKDNFPLPNIHILIDSCAKHEIQCFVDCYARYHQVLMDEEDAEKTAFTTPWCSYCYRVMPFSLKDAGATYMRAMTAIFHDMMHQEIEVYVDDAIIKSRMQEDHMKDLRKFFERLRKYDLKLNPAKCAFRVPSGKLLGFIVSRRGIELDPTKIKSI